One genomic window of Pelmatolapia mariae isolate MD_Pm_ZW linkage group LG5, Pm_UMD_F_2, whole genome shotgun sequence includes the following:
- the srgap2 gene encoding SLIT-ROBO Rho GTPase-activating protein 2 isoform X3, with product MDYSRNLEKLGERFLTKTRSTKDHLLKKEQSILSPVNCWNLLLQQVKRESRDHATLSDLYLNNIIPRFAQISEDSGRLFKKSKEVGLQLQEDLLKVLNELYSVMKTYHMYNTDSINAESKLKEAEKQEEKQMGRSGRQDDRQTPRSPDTLASIKMDEKPVRRSSVKKIEKMKEKRQAKYTENRLKAIKARNEYLLALEATNSCVFKYYIHDLSDIIDCCDLGYHASLHRALRTYLSAEQNVETSKQTGLGALEGATESLEANGDKQKLMETYNNVFCPPARFDFQSHMGDTMGVMCAQSPLESELIQRCQQLQSRLSTLKIENDEVKKTMEATLSTIQDMVTVEDYDVSECFQHSNSMESVKSTCESYLSKPSLAKRRANQQETEQFYFTKLKEFLEGRNLITKLEAKHDLIKKTLGEGQKTDCCLASGRRNSTVRKQESGETIPLMVESCIRFISRHGLQHEGIFRVSGSQVEVNDIKNAFERGEDPLAGDQNDHDMDSIAGVLKLYFRGLDHALFPKEVFHDLISCVSMESLTERAVHIKKVLQSLPSKTLIIMRYLFAFLNHLSQYSEENMMDPYNLAICFGPTLMSVPEGHDQVSCQAHVNELIKTIIIHHDTIFPGPQDLQGPIYTIPGVGDDFCDSQHCEPPLVEEPAPDTVSVSHNSEDGSLAVSESDPIEAIARFDYTGRTGRELSFKKGASLLLYHRASDDWWEGRHNGVDGLVPHQYIVVQDTSDVGRGSPKPDVDSRDLLEDRVPTRVSAASPTGAHVADIYLANLNKLRKRPEPGNIRRTFRSESDSTSPGTSGGGGVRTASLPVGGALVKETGDKRPVSAHSILNSVTRHSSLKTKVESPQLRKTTTAGRSKSFSNHRPLDPEVIAQVDPLSQDIETTINEFSKLERQSTPKHTHTPDVVLDTLEQLKSGGGASEPSSPLHSRLLRDNEGGSHAHPLQRSASSASDVPSSFRPAKSQPRSPLPSATSPSLSTSHSSSLTSFRESRPPATRPKPVVFPKGGGGSGSPAMGSPTSTVPPTPPPPPAGHTHSLPHTPPPPPPSQSNDKSCPA from the exons AGCAAAGAGGTTGGCTTACAGCTGCAAGAAGACCTGTTGAAAGTTCTCAATGAGCTTTACTCG GTGATGAAGACATACCACATGTACAACACTGACAGCATCAATGCTGAGTCCAAGCTCAAGGAGGCAGAGAAGCAGGAGGAGAAGCAGATGGGGCGCTCTGGTCGACAGGATGACCGCCAAACGCCGCGCTCCCCAGACACCCTGGCCAGCATAAAGATGGACGAGAAACCCGTCCGGCGTTCCAGCGTCAAAAAAATcgagaagatgaaggagaag AGGCAAGCTAAGTACACAGAGAACAGACTGAAGGCCATCAAAGCCAGAAATGAGTACCTGCTCGCCCTCGAGGCCACCAACAGCTGCGTCTTCAAATATTACATCCATGACCTCTCTGACATCATTGAT TGCTGTGACCTGGGCTACCATGCCAGCCTCCACCGAGCGCTGAGGACCTACTTGTCTGCTGAACAGAATGTGGAAACATCCAAACAAACAGGGCTTGGTGCTCTAGAGGGAGCCACAGAGAGTCTTGAAGCCAACGGGGACAAACAGAAACTGATGGAGACCTACAACAATGTCTTCTGCCCACCAGCTCGCTTTGACTTTCAGTCCCACATGGGAGACACG aTGGGAGTGATGTGTGCACAGTCGCCACTTGAAAGCGAACTGATCCAGAGGTGTCAGCAGCTGCAGTCCCGCCTCTCCACGCTTAAGATTGAGAATGATGAG GTGAAGAAAACCATGGAGGCTACTCTGTCCACCATTCAAGAcatggtgactgtggaggactATGATGTCTCCGAGTGCTTCCAGCACAGCAACAGCATGGAGTCAGTCAAATCCACTTGTGAATCCTATCTCAGCAAACCCAGCCTGGCCAAGCGACGGGCCAATCAGCAGGAGACGGAGCAGTTCTACTTCACA AAGCTGAAGGAGTTTCTGGAAGGCAGGAACCTGATCACCAAGCTGGAGGCCAAGCATGACCTCATCAAGAAGACCCTAGGAGAGG GTCAGAAGACTGACTGTTGCCTTGCCAG CGGACGGAGAAACTCGACAGTACGGAAGCAG GAGTCAGGCGAAACCATTCCCCTGATGGTTGAGAGCTGCATCCGCTTCATCAGTCGCCATG GTCTGCAGCATGAGGGAATCTTCAGAGTGTCAGGCTCACAAGTGGAAGTCAATGACATCAAGAATGCCTTTGAGAGAG GTGAGGACCCGCTCGCAGGGGATCAAAATGACCATGACATGGACTCAATTGCTGGTGTGCTCAAGCTTTACTTTAGAGGCCTGGATCACGCCCTCTTCCCTAAAGAAGTCTTCCATGACCTCATATCCTGTGTCT caaTGGAGAGCCTCACAGAGCGGGCAGTTCATATTAAGAAGGTTCTGCAGTCCCTACCAAGTAAAACCCTCATCATCATGAGATACCTTTTTGCCTTCCTCAACCA CCTGTCTCAGTACAGCGAGGAAAACATGATGGACCCCTACAACCTGGCAATCTGTTTTGGCCCCACCCTGATGTCTGTCCCAGAGGGTCACGACCAGGTTTCTTGCCAGGCCCATGTCAACGAACTCATTAAAACTATCATCATCCACCATGACACCATCTTTCCTGGACCGCAAGACCTGCAAGGCCCCATCTACACTATTCCTGGAGTTGGAGATGACTTCTG TGACAGTCAACACTGTGAGCCCCCTCTTGTGGAAGAGCCAGCGCCTGACACTGTCTCTGTCAGCCATAACAGCGAAGATG GCTCCTTGGCTGTTTCAGAGTCTGATCCAATCGAAGCCATCGCTAGGTTTGATTATACAGGCCGGACCGGTCGGGAGCTGTCATTCAAGAAAGGTGCCTCTCTGCTTCTGTACCACCGAGCCTCTGATGACTGGTGGGAGGGACGACACAATGGAGTGGATGGACTGGTGCCACACCAGTATATTGTGGTCCAAGACAC gtCTGATGTGGGGCGAGGAAGTCCAAAGCCGGACGTGGACAGCAGGGATCTGCTGGAGGATAGAGTACCCACTCGAGTCAGTGCTGCCTCTCCTACAGGAGCTCATGTAGCTGACATCTATCTGGCCAACCTGAACAA GCTGAGGAAACGGCCAGAGCCCGGGAACATCAGAAGAACGTTCCGCTCAGAGAGCGACAGCACAAGTCCAGGAACcagcggaggaggaggagtgaggACAGCTTCTCTTCCTGTTGGCGGCGCTCTGGTAAAAGAAACCGGGGACAAGCGACCCGTGAGCGCTCATAGCATCCTCAACTCAGTTACTCGCCACTCCTCACTCAAGACCAAG gTGGAGAGTCCACAGTTGCGAAAGACGACTACAGCAGGGCGCTCCAAGAGCTTCAGCAACCACAGACCACTGGACCCTGAAGTCATAGCCCAGGTGGATCCCCTCTCACAG GACATTGAAACAACCATAAATGAGTTCAGTAAGTTGGAAAGACAGAGCACCCCGAAACATACACATACCCCTGACGTGGTGCTGGACACCCTGGAGCAGCTAAAAAGTGGAGGAGGAGCTTCAGAGCCCTCTAGTCCACTCCACTCCCGTCTGTTGCGGGACAATGAGGGAGGCTCACACGCCCATCCACTCCAGCGCAGCGCCTCCTCAGCTAGCGACGTGCCCTCCTCCTTCCGCCCTGCCAAGAGCCAGCCACGGAGCCCCCTGCCCTCTGCCACCTCCCCTTCTTTGTCCACCTCTCACTCCTCATCCCTAACTTCCTTCAGAGAGTCGCGCCCGCCAGCAACAAGGCCCAAGCCGGTGGTGTTCCCAAAGGGTGGAGGAGGTAGCGGCAGTCCAGCAATGGGCTCCCCAACCTCCACTGTTCCCCCTacgcctcctcctccacctgcaggccacacacactctctcccCCACAcacctccccctccccctccatcCCAGTCTAATGATAAATCTTGCCCTGCTTAA